One part of the Arthrobacter tumbae genome encodes these proteins:
- the tyrS gene encoding tyrosine--tRNA ligase: MQQSSEAAHATVNQQQNDGSFENLWQELKWRGLIHVSTDEAELEKLLAGAPITYYCGFDPTAPSLHLGNLVQLLTMRRLQLAGHRPIGLVGGSTGLVGDPRPSAERTMNTKETVAEWVGYLQGQVQRFLSFDGDNAARMVNNLDWTAPMSAIDFLREVGKHFRVGTMIKKETVAKRLHSEEGISYAEFSYQVLQGMDYLHLFRDHQCVLQTGGSDQWGNLTSGTELIRKVEGKSVHAIGTPLITNSDGTKFGKSEGNAVWLDANMTTPYAMYQFWLNTSDADVLDRLKIFTFRSRADIDHLAESVADRPHLREAQRALAFDVTSLVHSVEATNKVIAASAALFGQGDLTELDETTLRAATAELPSAKVDGGGLGIIDLLVASGLAPSNSAARRTVAEGGAYVNNEKVSDPDTTVGAHQLLHGRFLLLRRGKRTLATVEVG; encoded by the coding sequence GTGCAACAATCCAGCGAAGCGGCGCACGCGACCGTGAACCAGCAGCAAAACGACGGCTCCTTCGAGAACCTCTGGCAGGAGTTGAAGTGGCGCGGGCTGATCCATGTCTCCACCGATGAGGCGGAGCTTGAGAAACTTCTCGCCGGGGCACCGATCACGTACTACTGCGGCTTCGATCCGACGGCACCAAGCCTGCACCTGGGCAACCTCGTCCAGTTGCTGACCATGCGCAGGCTCCAGCTCGCCGGGCATCGACCGATCGGGCTGGTCGGCGGTTCCACGGGATTGGTGGGGGACCCGCGGCCCTCGGCGGAGCGCACCATGAACACCAAGGAGACCGTTGCCGAGTGGGTCGGTTACCTTCAGGGCCAGGTGCAGCGGTTCCTGAGTTTCGACGGCGACAACGCCGCCCGGATGGTCAATAACCTTGACTGGACCGCGCCCATGAGCGCCATCGATTTCCTGCGCGAGGTCGGCAAGCACTTCCGGGTCGGCACCATGATCAAGAAGGAAACAGTTGCCAAGCGCCTTCACTCCGAGGAAGGCATCAGTTACGCCGAGTTCAGCTACCAGGTGCTGCAGGGCATGGATTACCTGCATCTTTTCCGCGACCACCAGTGCGTGCTGCAGACCGGCGGGTCCGATCAGTGGGGCAACCTGACCAGTGGCACGGAACTCATCCGAAAGGTTGAGGGTAAAAGCGTCCACGCAATCGGGACACCCCTGATCACGAACTCGGATGGCACCAAGTTCGGCAAGAGCGAGGGCAATGCCGTCTGGCTGGATGCGAACATGACAACTCCGTACGCGATGTACCAGTTCTGGTTGAACACTTCGGATGCGGATGTCTTGGACCGCTTGAAGATTTTCACCTTCCGCAGCCGTGCGGACATCGACCACCTGGCGGAATCCGTGGCCGACCGGCCGCACCTGCGTGAGGCGCAGCGCGCGCTTGCCTTCGACGTCACTTCACTGGTTCACAGCGTTGAGGCAACGAACAAGGTGATTGCTGCCTCCGCCGCGCTGTTCGGACAGGGTGACCTGACCGAGCTGGATGAAACTACCCTGCGCGCTGCCACCGCCGAGCTGCCGTCCGCAAAGGTCGACGGCGGCGGTTTGGGCATCATTGACCTCCTGGTTGCGAGCGGCCTGGCGCCGAGCAACTCTGCTGCCCGCCGCACTGTGGCTGAAGGCGGCGCCTATGTGAACAACGAAAAGGTGTCCGATCCCGACACAACCGTGGGGGCGCACCAGCTCCTGCACGGTCGCTTCCTTCTGCTCCGACGAGGCAAGCGCACGCTGGCGACGGTCGAAGTCGGCTAG
- a CDS encoding TlyA family RNA methyltransferase, which produces MARLDQVLVARGLARSRSHAAQLIAEGRVLRSGSVLAKASSSVSEDDELFVTDSGVPDYPSRAAHKLDGALNAFTSVGVQGARCLDAGASTGGFTDVLLRRGAATVVAVDVGHGQLVDQLRNDPRVLVHEGLNVRFLDAEQIGGLVDLTVADLSFISLTLVMAPLAHATRSGGDLVLMVKPQFEVGRSALSRTGVVTDEEQRRGAVVGVVRSALKVGLDVEGVARSPLAGQNGNVEFFLWMKVPSGTMVPRIDRDADLLAQDIVRGSAAFGTRGDA; this is translated from the coding sequence GTGGCCCGGCTGGACCAGGTGCTGGTGGCCCGCGGACTGGCGCGCTCACGGTCCCATGCGGCACAACTCATTGCGGAAGGCAGAGTACTTCGCTCCGGGTCGGTCCTGGCGAAGGCCTCGTCGTCTGTCTCGGAGGATGATGAGTTGTTCGTCACCGACAGCGGCGTCCCTGATTATCCGAGCCGTGCCGCACACAAGCTCGACGGCGCGCTGAATGCCTTCACCAGCGTCGGGGTTCAGGGCGCGCGCTGCCTCGACGCGGGAGCGTCCACCGGCGGCTTCACCGACGTGCTGCTTCGCCGTGGCGCCGCCACAGTGGTGGCAGTGGACGTCGGTCACGGGCAGCTGGTCGATCAGCTGCGGAACGATCCGCGGGTGCTCGTTCACGAGGGGCTCAATGTCCGGTTCCTCGACGCGGAGCAGATCGGCGGTCTGGTGGACCTGACAGTTGCGGACCTTTCCTTCATCTCGCTGACCCTCGTGATGGCACCGCTCGCGCACGCGACCCGGAGCGGCGGGGACCTGGTGCTCATGGTCAAACCGCAGTTCGAAGTCGGCAGGAGCGCACTCAGCCGTACCGGAGTGGTGACGGATGAGGAGCAGCGGCGCGGCGCCGTCGTCGGTGTGGTTCGTTCCGCACTCAAGGTGGGCCTTGATGTTGAGGGCGTCGCGCGTAGCCCACTTGCGGGTCAGAACGGAAATGTCGAGTTCTTCCTGTGGATGAAGGTGCCTTCGGGCACGATGGTGCCTAGGATCGATAGGGACGCAGATCTGCTGGCGCAAGACATTGTGCGCGGCAGCGCTGCCTTCGGCACCAGAGGCGATGCGTGA
- a CDS encoding NAD kinase — MTRRILVLAHTGRHDAMAAAQEACTRLHASGLTPVMRAEELRDIQAEYGTLAAPTEALGADVGLEDIELGMVLGGDGTILRAAELVRGTDVPLLGVNLGHVGFLAESERADLAEAVRWVVDKDYTVEERMAIDVQVWRGDQLTAQTWALNEAAIEKANRERMIEVVLEVDGRPVSSFGCDGVVLATPTGSTAYAFSSGGPVVWPEVEALLVAPISAHALFAKPLVVAPTSLLAVELLTRTDASGVLWCDGRRTVDLPPGARVEATRSDIPVRLARTHQTPFSERLVRKFELPTQGWRGPVTHDAGPAR, encoded by the coding sequence ATGACTAGACGCATACTGGTACTCGCCCACACCGGCCGGCATGATGCAATGGCGGCTGCCCAGGAGGCCTGTACGCGCCTCCATGCGTCCGGGCTGACTCCCGTTATGCGCGCCGAGGAGCTGCGCGACATCCAGGCGGAGTACGGCACGCTGGCCGCGCCCACCGAGGCGCTCGGGGCTGATGTGGGTCTCGAGGATATCGAGCTCGGCATGGTGCTCGGCGGAGACGGAACCATCCTTCGCGCCGCTGAACTGGTCCGCGGGACAGACGTTCCGCTGCTCGGCGTCAATCTCGGCCATGTCGGTTTCCTCGCCGAAAGTGAGCGGGCGGATCTCGCTGAAGCGGTCCGCTGGGTCGTTGACAAGGATTACACCGTCGAGGAACGCATGGCCATCGATGTGCAGGTATGGCGCGGTGACCAGCTGACCGCGCAGACCTGGGCGCTCAATGAGGCAGCGATCGAGAAGGCAAACCGTGAACGCATGATCGAGGTGGTGCTCGAAGTCGATGGCCGCCCGGTCAGTTCCTTCGGCTGCGACGGCGTCGTCCTGGCTACCCCCACCGGCTCCACCGCTTACGCTTTCTCCTCTGGCGGACCGGTTGTCTGGCCGGAGGTGGAGGCCCTCCTGGTGGCTCCCATCAGTGCGCACGCGCTCTTCGCCAAGCCACTCGTGGTCGCTCCGACGTCGCTGCTCGCGGTGGAACTCCTGACCCGGACGGACGCGTCCGGCGTGCTCTGGTGCGACGGCCGCCGGACAGTCGATCTGCCGCCCGGCGCCCGGGTCGAGGCAACCCGGTCGGACATCCCGGTCCGGCTTGCGCGCACGCATCAAACACCCTTCTCCGAACGGCTCGTCCGCAAGTTCGAGCTGCCCACGCAGGGTTGGCGCGGCCCGGTCACCCACGACGCAGGGCCCGCCCGATGA
- a CDS encoding HAD-IIA family hydrolase codes for MTVSEAGAPLARRYGAVLADLDGVVYAGPAAIPGATEALEKLGDLGVALAYITNNASRSSAEVAAHLRELGAPATAEQVFGSALAGAELLAGQVPQGATVLVTGSAVLAQHVADQGLVPVTTADPVPDAVIQGFEPSLGWKDLAEASFAVAGGALWVATNTDMSIPQARGIAPGNGTLVAAVSAATGRSPIVAGKPEAQLFTTAAAHLGVEEALVVGDRLDTDILGGNRAGMATALVLTGVDTAANALAAVTGQRPTYLFADLDQLHHPYPDITEQDGIFTCGESSATVGDGVVIMGGGREDLDAWRAACAAWWAACPLQDTATLPGLEFREEDTQG; via the coding sequence GTGACAGTGAGTGAGGCCGGTGCGCCCCTGGCACGCCGATACGGTGCCGTGCTCGCTGATCTGGACGGCGTCGTCTACGCCGGTCCGGCGGCGATTCCCGGTGCCACCGAAGCGTTGGAGAAGCTTGGAGACCTTGGTGTCGCCCTCGCCTACATCACCAATAACGCTTCCCGATCCTCGGCGGAGGTGGCAGCACATCTTCGCGAGCTGGGCGCCCCTGCCACCGCTGAGCAGGTCTTCGGGTCAGCGTTGGCGGGTGCCGAACTTTTGGCCGGACAGGTTCCGCAGGGAGCAACAGTACTGGTCACCGGTAGCGCGGTCCTTGCACAGCATGTAGCGGATCAGGGCCTTGTCCCGGTCACTACGGCAGACCCGGTTCCCGACGCAGTCATTCAGGGCTTCGAGCCTTCGCTCGGATGGAAAGACCTCGCCGAGGCTTCGTTCGCCGTTGCCGGCGGTGCGCTGTGGGTCGCCACGAACACGGACATGTCCATCCCGCAGGCACGCGGGATAGCACCCGGCAACGGCACGCTCGTCGCCGCGGTGAGCGCGGCCACCGGAAGAAGCCCGATCGTTGCGGGTAAGCCTGAAGCCCAACTGTTCACGACGGCGGCGGCTCATCTCGGTGTCGAGGAAGCGCTTGTCGTCGGGGATCGCCTTGACACGGACATTCTCGGCGGAAACCGTGCCGGTATGGCCACGGCGCTGGTGCTTACCGGAGTGGACACGGCAGCGAACGCGTTGGCCGCCGTCACCGGGCAGCGCCCAACGTACCTTTTTGCGGATCTCGACCAGCTCCACCACCCCTATCCTGACATCACCGAGCAGGACGGTATCTTCACCTGCGGTGAGTCGTCAGCGACGGTTGGGGACGGCGTCGTCATAATGGGCGGTGGGCGCGAGGATCTCGACGCCTGGCGCGCAGCGTGCGCTGCATGGTGGGCCGCCTGCCCGCTGCAGGACACCGCCACACTGCCCGGACTGGAATTCAGAGAAGAGGACACGCAGGGGTGA
- a CDS encoding HelD family protein: MHEMSVARNELDHERGYVAGLYQRLDELRAEKQRQLDQVRRTISAGSHQNRSERDAFATMYEDRLAQLNAVDDRLVFGRLDLDSGEERYIGRIGLSTEDLQQLMVDWRAPEAGTFYQATAFERMGVRRRRHLILSKRDVVAVEDDVLDASMLTDADSLQGEGALLAALNSRRTGQMSDIVGTIQSEQDRVIRAPLPGVVVVQGGPGTGKTAVALHRAAYLLYTHRERLKSAGVLLVGPTSAFMKYIERVLPSLGETGVVMASIGSLMPGIQAVQEPSEETAELKGRLDMAGVMKQAVANRQRLPAENRRLNVEGTILILTPRQVRRARDRARATGKPHNEARTTFVKIMLRELTEQLTEQLEESSGAGNTADRSYLTEDVRTSRDVRIALNLAWMPMTPEKLLRDLFAKPAQLEAAAPHLSDAERQLLYRTEDAPWTEADVPLLDEAAELLGELDPSAGRNAAEREQERRRDLANAERALENVSGTLEDAGIDGMLSAEELAEHNTVAESRLTAAERASGDRTWAYGHIVVDEAQELSPMQWRLLMRKCPLKSFTIVGDIAQTSSIAGSHSWQQALEPFAGERWQLEELTVNYRTPAQIAEAAVRMANAAGLVVSAPKAVREGRWDPVIDRVPKLEPALLSALPEELDAIAEGLLAVIAPARIVEQMRAAVRGVYGNRVGRGAGGLGQDIVVTTPREAKGLEFDGVVVLEPAEMLRQEAVRVGDLYVAMTRPTQRLRLISTGEIPEGIEG; this comes from the coding sequence ATGCATGAAATGTCAGTAGCCCGGAACGAGCTGGACCACGAGCGAGGCTATGTGGCCGGCCTGTATCAACGGCTTGATGAACTGCGCGCCGAAAAGCAGCGCCAGCTCGATCAGGTGCGCCGGACAATATCCGCCGGCTCGCATCAGAACCGGTCCGAGCGCGATGCGTTCGCCACCATGTACGAGGACCGCCTCGCCCAACTGAACGCGGTGGATGACCGGTTGGTGTTCGGGCGTCTCGATCTGGACAGCGGCGAGGAACGCTACATCGGCCGCATCGGTCTGTCCACCGAGGACCTGCAGCAGCTCATGGTTGACTGGCGGGCTCCGGAAGCGGGCACCTTCTACCAGGCCACGGCTTTCGAACGGATGGGCGTCCGCCGCCGTCGCCACCTGATCCTTTCCAAACGGGACGTCGTTGCTGTGGAGGATGATGTCCTCGACGCGTCGATGCTCACCGACGCTGACTCGCTACAGGGGGAGGGGGCGCTGCTGGCAGCGCTCAATTCCCGGCGCACCGGCCAGATGTCGGACATCGTGGGCACCATTCAGTCCGAGCAGGACCGCGTGATCCGCGCGCCGCTGCCCGGCGTCGTCGTCGTACAGGGCGGTCCCGGCACCGGCAAGACAGCCGTCGCGCTGCACCGGGCCGCCTACCTGCTCTACACGCACCGGGAGCGGTTGAAGTCGGCCGGGGTACTGCTGGTCGGGCCCACAAGCGCGTTCATGAAGTACATCGAGCGGGTGCTGCCCTCGCTGGGTGAAACCGGCGTCGTGATGGCAAGTATCGGCAGCCTGATGCCGGGCATTCAGGCCGTCCAGGAGCCGTCGGAAGAGACGGCAGAGCTCAAGGGCAGGCTGGACATGGCCGGCGTGATGAAGCAGGCGGTCGCCAACCGGCAGCGGCTACCGGCCGAGAACCGGAGGCTCAACGTCGAGGGCACCATCCTGATCCTCACCCCACGGCAGGTCCGCCGCGCCCGGGACCGCGCCCGCGCTACAGGGAAACCGCACAATGAGGCACGTACGACGTTCGTGAAGATCATGTTGCGTGAGCTCACAGAGCAGCTGACTGAGCAGCTCGAGGAATCGTCGGGGGCTGGTAACACTGCAGACCGCTCCTATCTCACCGAGGACGTGCGGACGTCGCGCGATGTGCGGATCGCGCTCAATCTCGCCTGGATGCCCATGACGCCGGAGAAGCTCCTGCGGGACCTTTTCGCCAAACCGGCCCAGCTTGAAGCGGCCGCACCCCACCTGAGCGACGCCGAGCGGCAACTGCTCTACCGCACCGAAGACGCGCCGTGGACGGAGGCGGACGTCCCGCTGCTCGATGAGGCCGCGGAACTGCTCGGCGAGCTTGACCCGTCCGCCGGACGCAACGCGGCGGAGCGGGAACAGGAGCGGCGCCGGGACCTCGCCAACGCCGAACGTGCCCTGGAGAACGTCAGCGGCACACTGGAGGATGCCGGCATTGACGGGATGCTCAGTGCAGAGGAACTCGCGGAGCACAATACGGTTGCCGAATCGAGGCTGACGGCTGCCGAGCGCGCGTCCGGTGACCGCACGTGGGCGTACGGGCACATCGTGGTCGATGAAGCGCAGGAGCTTTCTCCGATGCAGTGGAGGCTGCTCATGCGCAAATGCCCCCTCAAGTCCTTTACGATCGTCGGTGACATCGCGCAAACCAGCTCCATCGCCGGTTCCCACTCCTGGCAGCAGGCGCTCGAGCCGTTCGCGGGGGAGCGGTGGCAGCTTGAGGAGCTGACGGTCAACTACCGCACGCCGGCGCAGATTGCCGAAGCCGCAGTACGGATGGCTAACGCGGCGGGCCTCGTGGTGTCTGCCCCGAAGGCGGTCCGCGAGGGGCGGTGGGATCCGGTGATTGACCGGGTTCCGAAGCTCGAACCGGCGCTCCTGTCTGCCTTGCCGGAGGAACTTGATGCCATCGCCGAAGGTCTCCTTGCCGTCATTGCACCGGCGCGGATCGTTGAGCAGATGCGGGCCGCCGTCAGGGGGGTGTACGGCAACCGGGTCGGCAGGGGTGCGGGCGGGCTTGGCCAGGACATCGTGGTCACCACCCCGCGGGAGGCAAAAGGCCTGGAATTCGACGGCGTGGTGGTCCTGGAACCGGCCGAGATGCTGCGGCAGGAAGCGGTCCGGGTCGGGGATCTGTATGTCGCAATGACCAGGCCGACGCAGCGTCTCCGCCTCATCTCGACGGGAGAAATTCCTGAGGGCATTGAGGGCTGA